From the genome of Streptococcus marmotae, one region includes:
- a CDS encoding sugar ABC transporter ATP-binding protein: MSEYILEMQHITKTFPGVKALDDVTFRLRPGTVHALMGENGAGKSTLMKCLFGIYHRDGGSILFNGKEVDFKDSKESIDAGISMIHQELQPIRMMTIAENVFLGNYPLGKFNLVNHAKMNEETRILLDEVGLYLNPNTLLNDLTVSQMQSVEIAKAISHHAKVVIMDEPTSSLTSSEVEKLFEIIEKLKSKNIGIIYISHKMDEILRISDDITVMRDGQYVGTWPAKEMTTAKIIQAMVGRELTSLFPEKTNQISEEIVLELQDLTSPNPLSFKHASFTLRKGEVLGIGGLVGAQRTELMEALYGMRVLQQGKILIKGQEVTIKRPADAIKNRIALVTEDRRYNGIFGVLSITDNASVAALKEYIGRMGLLDEKKMNRVVEDNVERLRVKTPNNKTRIESLSGGNQQKVILARWLANHPDILILDEPTRGIDVGAKYEIYQIINDLAAEGKSIIMITSEMSELLGVSDRIMVMCEGRVAGFLDREVATQESVMTLATKFMGAHEGGKESV; the protein is encoded by the coding sequence ATGAGTGAGTATATTTTGGAGATGCAGCATATCACCAAGACATTTCCTGGAGTAAAAGCATTAGATGATGTCACCTTTCGCTTAAGACCTGGTACCGTGCATGCCCTGATGGGAGAAAATGGTGCAGGTAAGTCAACCTTGATGAAATGTCTGTTTGGTATCTACCATCGAGATGGAGGTTCCATTCTCTTTAATGGTAAGGAGGTTGATTTCAAGGATTCAAAAGAGTCGATTGATGCAGGTATTTCCATGATTCATCAAGAATTGCAACCAATTCGAATGATGACGATTGCCGAGAATGTTTTCCTGGGAAATTACCCTCTTGGGAAATTCAATCTAGTGAATCATGCCAAGATGAATGAAGAAACGAGAATCTTATTAGATGAGGTAGGACTTTATCTTAATCCAAATACCTTATTGAATGATTTGACGGTATCGCAAATGCAATCTGTCGAGATTGCAAAGGCCATTTCGCACCATGCCAAGGTTGTGATTATGGATGAGCCGACTTCCTCTTTGACCTCATCGGAAGTAGAGAAGCTCTTTGAAATCATTGAAAAATTAAAATCAAAAAATATCGGAATTATCTATATTTCTCATAAAATGGACGAAATTTTACGGATTTCTGATGATATTACTGTCATGCGGGATGGACAGTATGTAGGAACTTGGCCAGCCAAGGAAATGACAACTGCAAAGATTATTCAAGCCATGGTTGGTCGGGAGTTGACCAGTCTTTTTCCAGAAAAAACCAATCAAATTTCAGAAGAAATCGTTCTTGAATTACAAGATCTCACTTCGCCAAATCCTCTTTCCTTTAAACATGCGAGCTTTACGCTCCGAAAAGGTGAAGTGCTAGGAATTGGTGGCTTGGTTGGCGCACAGCGGACGGAGCTAATGGAAGCTCTCTATGGTATGCGGGTCTTACAGCAAGGAAAAATTCTCATCAAGGGACAAGAGGTCACCATCAAACGTCCTGCTGATGCGATTAAAAATCGCATTGCCCTCGTTACTGAGGATCGAAGATACAATGGTATTTTTGGTGTCTTGTCCATTACAGATAATGCATCTGTTGCAGCCTTGAAAGAGTACATTGGCAGGATGGGTCTATTGGATGAAAAGAAAATGAACCGAGTCGTCGAAGATAATGTTGAGCGCTTGCGTGTGAAAACTCCCAATAATAAGACAAGAATTGAGAGCTTATCGGGAGGAAACCAGCAGAAGGTCATATTAGCAAGATGGCTTGCTAACCATCCAGATATTTTGATTTTAGATGAACCAACGCGTGGGATTGACGTTGGTGCAAAATATGAAATTTATCAGATCATCAATGATTTAGCAGCAGAAGGAAAATCCATTATCATGATTACCTCAGAAATGTCTGAGTTACTAGGTGTCTCAGATCGAATCATGGTCATGTGTGAAGGTCGAGTTGCAGGATTTTTAGATCGGGAAGTAGCAACCCAAGAGTCTGTCATGACCCTTGCTACAAAATTTATGGGAGCTCATGAAGGAGGAAAGGAAAGTGTTTAA
- a CDS encoding ABC transporter substrate-binding protein/permease, giving the protein MKKKWLTLAALLPLFFLFTPAKADDAIDIAFDSTYAPFEFKDSDQVYKGLDVDIIDEVAKRSNWTVNKSFPGFDAAVNAVQSGQADALMAGTTITEARKKVFTFSDPYFDTKIVIATAKKSPISDYAQLKGKTVGVKNGTAAQSFLDEHKNEYGYTIKTFDAGDTMYNSLSAGAVDAVMDDEAVIQYAIQKGQDLAINMKGEAIGSFGFSVKKGSQYESLIDDFNKALAAMKKDGTYDNIMKKWLGGTSTSATNPSDYGSLLSLTGTIGAVATPVKASYTIVSDSSFAPFEYQGKDGKYTGIDIELIKAIAEQQGFTVTIQHPGFDAALNAVQAGQADGVIAGMTITDARKKIFDFSDAYYTSSIRLAVKIGSDITSYADLADKTVGAKNGTSSYTYLEENASKYGYSVKAFDEASTMYDSLNSGSIDALMDDEAVLLYAIQQGRDFETPVEGIATGNLGFAVKKGSNPELIQMFNNGLAELVQSGKYDEIMNKYFNASEKTDATSSSVDESTIWGLLKNNYGQLFSGLGITIGLALLSFAIAIVIGIIFGMFAVSPFKTLRVIASVFVDVVRGIPLMIVAAFIFWGIPNLIESMTGQQSPINDFVAGTIALSLNSGAYIAEIVRGGIQAVPVGQMEASRSLGISYGTTMRKIILPQAAKLMLPNFINQFVITLKDTTIISAIGLVELFQAGKIIIARNYQSFRMYAILAIIYLIVITLLTRLARKLEKGGN; this is encoded by the coding sequence ATGAAGAAAAAATGGTTGACTTTGGCAGCTCTTCTGCCACTATTCTTTCTCTTCACACCAGCAAAGGCAGACGATGCGATTGATATTGCATTCGATTCGACCTATGCTCCATTTGAGTTTAAGGATTCCGATCAGGTCTACAAGGGACTTGATGTGGACATTATCGATGAGGTAGCTAAGCGTTCAAACTGGACAGTTAACAAGAGCTTCCCTGGCTTTGATGCAGCTGTCAATGCCGTTCAATCAGGACAAGCGGATGCCCTTATGGCAGGAACAACGATTACGGAAGCACGTAAAAAAGTGTTCACATTCTCAGATCCTTACTTTGATACAAAAATTGTCATTGCAACGGCTAAAAAATCCCCTATTTCTGACTATGCTCAATTAAAAGGAAAAACAGTCGGTGTTAAAAACGGTACGGCTGCCCAAAGTTTCCTTGACGAGCACAAAAACGAGTATGGCTATACTATTAAAACCTTTGATGCAGGCGATACCATGTATAATAGCCTCTCTGCTGGTGCAGTCGATGCGGTGATGGACGATGAAGCCGTCATCCAATACGCCATTCAAAAAGGGCAAGACTTGGCAATCAACATGAAGGGTGAAGCAATTGGTTCATTTGGATTTTCAGTCAAAAAAGGCAGCCAATACGAATCGCTTATTGATGATTTCAATAAAGCTCTCGCAGCAATGAAAAAAGATGGGACTTATGATAACATTATGAAGAAATGGTTAGGAGGAACAAGTACATCAGCTACCAATCCTTCTGACTATGGGTCACTTCTCAGTCTAACAGGAACGATTGGAGCAGTCGCTACTCCTGTCAAGGCATCGTATACGATTGTATCTGATTCTTCTTTTGCTCCATTTGAATACCAAGGAAAAGATGGCAAATACACTGGAATTGACATTGAGTTAATCAAGGCGATTGCCGAGCAGCAAGGATTCACGGTGACCATTCAACACCCTGGTTTCGATGCTGCGCTCAATGCCGTTCAAGCTGGTCAAGCAGACGGAGTGATTGCAGGAATGACCATTACAGATGCCCGTAAGAAAATCTTTGATTTCTCAGATGCTTACTACACATCCAGCATTCGCCTGGCAGTTAAAATTGGCAGTGATATCACAAGCTATGCAGATTTAGCTGATAAGACAGTCGGAGCTAAAAATGGTACTTCCTCTTATACTTATTTAGAAGAAAATGCTAGCAAATATGGCTATTCCGTCAAAGCCTTTGATGAGGCTTCTACTATGTACGATAGTTTGAATTCTGGTTCTATCGATGCCCTAATGGACGACGAAGCTGTGCTTCTTTATGCGATTCAACAAGGACGCGATTTTGAAACACCAGTCGAAGGAATCGCAACTGGTAACCTTGGTTTTGCCGTGAAAAAAGGAAGCAATCCTGAGTTGATTCAGATGTTCAACAATGGACTAGCTGAATTGGTTCAATCGGGCAAATACGATGAAATCATGAATAAGTATTTCAATGCTAGTGAAAAGACAGACGCCACTAGTTCATCGGTTGATGAATCAACCATTTGGGGATTATTGAAAAACAACTACGGTCAATTGTTCTCAGGCCTTGGTATTACGATTGGATTGGCACTTCTTTCATTTGCGATTGCTATTGTTATCGGAATTATCTTTGGAATGTTTGCGGTTAGCCCATTTAAGACTCTTCGTGTGATTGCTTCTGTCTTTGTCGATGTGGTTCGTGGGATTCCTTTGATGATTGTTGCGGCCTTTATCTTCTGGGGCATTCCAAACTTGATTGAGTCCATGACAGGTCAACAGTCACCAATTAACGATTTTGTAGCTGGTACGATTGCTCTTTCCCTCAATTCAGGTGCTTACATTGCCGAGATTGTTCGTGGAGGTATTCAAGCTGTTCCAGTCGGACAAATGGAAGCCTCACGCAGTTTGGGAATTTCTTATGGTACGACCATGCGCAAGATTATCTTGCCACAGGCTGCAAAATTGATGTTGCCAAACTTTATCAACCAATTTGTCATTACTCTGAAAGATACAACGATTATCTCAGCGATTGGTTTAGTCGAATTGTTCCAAGCTGGTAAAATCATCATTGCTCGGAACTATCAATCTTTCCGTATGTATGCAATCCTTGCCATTATCTACTTGATTGTCATTACACTCTTAACTCGTCTTGCACGTAAACTTGAAAAAGGAGGCAACTAA
- a CDS encoding ABC transporter permease subunit, protein MFKAESPKTAKPFNLGDFLTKNSMYIVVAVMILYTGLTQDNFFTVGNAANIMANTSVRFIIALGVSGCLIIRGTDLSAGRIVGLTAIITATLVQRPDFVDKFFPNLPDLPIIVPLLVALIVGATLGLLNGAIVSFLNVPPFLATLGTQIMIYGFVLIYSKSKPIGTFKDEFVAFGQGKLFGFLPYITIVAAIIGLAMWVLYNKTRYGKYMYAIGGNEHAAEVSGVNVGFSKIKIFLLAGLLYGLAGFLLSAKTGSAGAGAGMGYELDAIASATIGGVSTAGGQGTVPGILLGVFVFELLKVCLTYLGVTPDMTNVIQGIVIVVAVALDIRKTMVKK, encoded by the coding sequence GTGTTTAAAGCAGAGAGTCCAAAAACAGCAAAACCATTTAATCTAGGGGATTTTTTGACAAAAAATTCTATGTATATCGTTGTTGCTGTCATGATTTTATATACAGGATTGACGCAGGATAACTTCTTTACGGTTGGAAATGCAGCCAATATTATGGCTAATACTTCCGTTCGTTTTATTATTGCGCTTGGAGTATCAGGCTGTTTGATTATTAGGGGGACAGACCTATCTGCTGGTCGGATTGTTGGTTTGACCGCCATTATCACAGCTACACTTGTCCAGCGTCCTGATTTTGTGGATAAATTTTTTCCAAATTTACCAGATCTACCCATTATTGTTCCCTTACTAGTGGCTTTGATTGTCGGCGCTACCTTGGGATTGTTAAATGGGGCGATTGTATCCTTTTTAAATGTTCCACCATTTTTGGCGACTTTAGGAACGCAGATTATGATTTACGGCTTTGTTTTGATTTACTCAAAAAGTAAGCCAATTGGAACGTTCAAGGATGAATTTGTTGCCTTTGGTCAAGGAAAGTTATTTGGATTTCTTCCATATATTACCATTGTTGCAGCGATTATCGGCTTAGCCATGTGGGTACTTTACAATAAAACTCGTTATGGGAAGTACATGTATGCTATTGGTGGGAATGAACATGCAGCAGAAGTGTCTGGTGTCAATGTTGGATTTTCTAAAATAAAAATCTTCCTTCTAGCCGGTTTGCTCTATGGTTTGGCAGGTTTCTTACTCTCTGCCAAGACAGGTTCTGCTGGAGCTGGAGCCGGTATGGGATACGAATTAGATGCTATTGCCTCAGCGACCATTGGTGGCGTTTCAACTGCTGGAGGACAAGGTACCGTTCCTGGAATTCTCTTAGGGGTCTTTGTTTTTGAATTATTGAAAGTCTGCCTCACCTATTTGGGAGTGACTCCAGATATGACCAATGTAATCCAAGGTATTGTTATTGTCGTAGCAGTAGCACTTGATATTCGCAAGACTATGGTGAAAAAATAG
- a CDS encoding amino acid ABC transporter ATP-binding protein, translating to MAQLKINVHDLHKSYGENEVLKGITAKFYEGDVVCIIGPSGSGKSTFLRTMNLLETITSGQVTVDGFDLTDPKTDLDTFRSNVGMVFQHFNLFPHMTVLDNITFAPIQHKLMDKTEAERVGMELLEKVGLADKRDAMPDSLSGGQKQRVAIARALAMNPDIMLFDEPTSALDPEMVGDVLNVMKDLAEQGMTMLIVTHEMGFARKVANRVIFTDGGEFLEDGTPEQIFDNPQHPRLKDFLDKVLNV from the coding sequence ATGGCTCAATTAAAAATCAACGTCCATGACTTACACAAGTCTTATGGCGAAAATGAAGTCTTAAAAGGTATTACCGCTAAATTTTACGAGGGAGATGTAGTTTGTATCATCGGCCCTTCTGGTTCTGGTAAATCAACTTTCTTGCGGACCATGAATCTGCTTGAGACAATTACAAGCGGACAGGTAACGGTAGATGGATTTGATTTGACAGATCCAAAAACGGATTTGGACACCTTCCGCTCAAATGTCGGAATGGTCTTCCAGCACTTCAACCTCTTCCCACATATGACCGTCTTAGACAATATCACCTTTGCACCGATTCAGCATAAATTGATGGACAAGACAGAAGCTGAAAGAGTCGGAATGGAATTGCTTGAAAAAGTTGGTCTTGCTGACAAGCGTGACGCAATGCCTGATAGCCTGTCTGGTGGGCAAAAGCAACGTGTCGCAATCGCTCGTGCCCTTGCGATGAATCCTGATATTATGCTCTTTGATGAACCGACTTCGGCCCTTGACCCTGAAATGGTTGGGGACGTACTGAATGTTATGAAAGATTTAGCTGAGCAAGGTATGACCATGCTGATTGTCACCCATGAAATGGGATTTGCCCGTAAGGTTGCCAACCGCGTTATCTTTACAGATGGCGGGGAATTCCTCGAAGACGGCACACCAGAACAAATCTTTGACAATCCACAACACCCACGCCTCAAGGACTTCCTTGACAAGGTCTTGAATGTTTAG
- the lepA gene encoding translation elongation factor 4 produces the protein MNLEDLKKRQEKIRNFSIIAHIDHGKSTLADRILEKTETVSSREMQAQLLDSMDLERERGITIKLNAIELNYTAKDGETYIFHLIDTPGHVDFTYEVSRSLAACEGAILVVDAAQGIEAQTLANVYLALDNDLEILPIINKIDLPAADPERVRQEIEDVIGLDASEAVPTSAKAGIGIEEILEQIVEKVPAPSGDVTAPLKALIFDSVYDAYRGVILQVRVMDGVVKPGDTIQMMSNGKTFDVTEVGIFTPKAVGRDYLATGDVGYIAASIKTVADTRVGDTVTLATNPADAPLEGYKQMNPMVFAGIYPIDSNKYNDLREALEKLQLNDASLQFEPETSQALGFGFRCGFLGLLHMDVIQERIEREFNIDLIMTAPSVVYHVNMTDGETIEVSNPSEFPDPTKIDSIEEPYVKAQIMVPQEYVGAVMELAQRKRGDFVTMDYIDDNRVNVIYQIPLAEIVFDFFDKLKSSTRGYASFDYEISEYRPSKLVKMDILLNGDKVDALSFIVHREFAYERGKLIVDKLKKIIPRQQFEVPIQAAIGQKIVARSDIKALRKNVLAKCYGGDVSRKRKLLEKQKAGKKRMKAIGSVEVPQEAFLSVLSMDEE, from the coding sequence ATGAACTTAGAAGATTTAAAGAAACGCCAAGAGAAGATTCGAAATTTCTCGATTATTGCCCATATTGACCATGGGAAGTCGACCTTGGCAGATCGGATTTTAGAAAAAACAGAGACCGTTTCCAGCCGTGAAATGCAGGCCCAGTTGCTGGATAGCATGGACTTGGAGCGTGAGCGTGGGATCACCATTAAACTCAATGCTATTGAGCTCAACTATACTGCAAAAGACGGGGAAACCTACATTTTTCACCTGATTGACACCCCGGGACACGTCGATTTTACCTATGAAGTATCTCGCTCCCTAGCTGCCTGTGAAGGTGCGATTTTGGTCGTTGATGCGGCGCAGGGAATTGAAGCACAAACGCTTGCGAATGTCTATCTTGCCCTTGACAATGATTTGGAAATTTTGCCGATTATCAATAAAATTGACTTGCCAGCGGCAGATCCAGAACGGGTTCGTCAAGAAATCGAAGATGTGATTGGGTTAGATGCGAGTGAAGCGGTGCCGACTTCTGCCAAGGCAGGAATTGGAATTGAAGAGATTTTAGAGCAAATTGTAGAGAAAGTTCCTGCTCCGTCAGGAGATGTGACAGCGCCTCTCAAAGCCTTGATTTTTGACTCAGTCTATGATGCCTACCGTGGGGTTATCCTGCAAGTGAGGGTCATGGACGGTGTGGTCAAGCCTGGTGATACTATTCAGATGATGAGCAATGGCAAGACTTTTGATGTGACAGAGGTCGGAATTTTCACTCCAAAAGCCGTTGGCCGTGATTACCTTGCAACAGGAGACGTTGGCTATATCGCAGCCTCAATCAAGACCGTTGCTGACACTCGTGTCGGTGATACCGTGACCCTAGCAACCAATCCAGCGGATGCTCCACTTGAAGGCTATAAGCAGATGAATCCTATGGTCTTTGCAGGGATTTATCCGATTGATTCCAACAAATACAATGACCTGCGTGAGGCGCTTGAGAAATTACAGCTCAACGATGCCAGCTTGCAGTTCGAACCAGAAACTTCTCAGGCACTTGGATTTGGTTTCCGATGCGGATTTTTGGGATTACTCCACATGGATGTCATTCAAGAACGGATTGAGCGAGAATTTAATATTGACTTGATTATGACAGCACCATCCGTAGTGTACCATGTCAATATGACAGACGGTGAGACCATCGAAGTTTCCAATCCATCTGAATTTCCAGATCCAACTAAGATTGATAGTATCGAAGAGCCATATGTCAAGGCTCAAATCATGGTACCGCAGGAATATGTCGGAGCTGTTATGGAATTGGCACAGCGCAAGCGTGGCGATTTTGTGACCATGGATTATATTGATGACAATCGGGTCAATGTCATTTATCAAATTCCGCTTGCTGAAATTGTCTTTGATTTCTTTGACAAGTTGAAATCCTCAACGCGTGGGTATGCAAGTTTTGACTACGAAATTTCAGAATATCGTCCATCGAAATTAGTGAAAATGGATATTCTCCTGAATGGCGACAAGGTCGATGCCCTCAGCTTTATCGTCCATAGAGAATTTGCTTACGAACGTGGAAAATTGATTGTAGACAAACTCAAGAAAATCATTCCGCGTCAGCAATTTGAAGTCCCAATCCAGGCTGCTATCGGTCAAAAAATTGTTGCACGGAGTGACATCAAAGCCCTTCGTAAAAACGTCCTAGCTAAATGTTATGGAGGAGACGTCTCACGAAAACGCAAACTCCTTGAAAAACAAAAAGCCGGGAAAAAACGCATGAAAGCCATCGGAAGCGTCGAAGTCCCACAAGAAGCCTTCTTAAGTGTGTTGAGTATGGATGAGGAATAA
- a CDS encoding galactose ABC transporter substrate-binding protein yields the protein MKKFLKYVAIAFAAVLLVACGAKGGGESGSGKTYNVGVAIYKFDDNFMTLYREELERYFGELSKKTGNKYVLDIQDGKQDQATQTEQINNFIAQGKDVILANLVDPTAAGSIINSAKSANIPVVLINREPEVDELNIWPGKTTYVGADATQSGTFQGEIIAATASKGDLNGDGVVNYITLFGDPANVDAQQRTAYSVKALDAAGIKRKALAEPYLANWDTAKGQEVTASALEQFGDKLEVVFANNDGMAVGAVTAIKAAKRTVGKDILVVGVDAIPDAMELLAKGELTGTVLNDHFNQSHTAANVAVKLMNGEDVESYYWVDYVKVTKKEDSQLKEAEPKTETTKEAKERYAKRDK from the coding sequence ATGAAAAAATTTTTGAAATATGTAGCGATTGCCTTTGCGGCAGTGCTATTGGTTGCATGCGGAGCAAAAGGTGGAGGAGAATCCGGTTCCGGAAAAACCTATAATGTCGGAGTTGCCATTTATAAATTTGATGATAACTTTATGACCTTGTATCGTGAGGAATTAGAACGGTATTTTGGGGAATTAAGTAAAAAAACAGGCAATAAATATGTGTTGGATATTCAGGATGGAAAACAAGATCAAGCAACACAAACAGAGCAAATCAATAATTTTATTGCACAAGGAAAAGATGTCATTTTAGCAAACCTAGTAGACCCTACAGCTGCTGGTAGCATTATCAATTCTGCTAAATCAGCGAATATTCCTGTCGTGTTAATTAACCGGGAACCAGAAGTAGATGAGCTAAATATTTGGCCTGGTAAAACTACCTATGTTGGAGCTGATGCCACTCAATCAGGAACTTTCCAAGGAGAAATCATCGCAGCAACAGCTTCTAAAGGGGATTTAAACGGTGATGGTGTCGTTAATTATATTACCCTTTTTGGGGACCCAGCCAACGTTGATGCGCAACAACGGACAGCTTATTCCGTTAAAGCTCTTGATGCTGCAGGAATTAAACGTAAGGCGCTTGCTGAGCCATATCTTGCTAACTGGGATACTGCAAAAGGTCAAGAAGTGACAGCTTCTGCGCTTGAACAATTCGGCGACAAGCTAGAAGTCGTGTTTGCAAATAATGACGGTATGGCAGTAGGAGCTGTAACAGCTATCAAAGCTGCAAAACGGACAGTTGGTAAAGATATTCTTGTTGTTGGGGTCGATGCGATTCCAGATGCGATGGAACTTCTTGCAAAAGGAGAATTGACAGGTACAGTTTTGAATGACCACTTTAATCAGTCTCACACTGCTGCAAATGTTGCCGTTAAATTGATGAATGGTGAAGATGTCGAGTCTTATTACTGGGTTGACTATGTGAAGGTAACCAAGAAAGAAGATTCTCAACTAAAAGAAGCTGAGCCAAAGACTGAGACAACAAAAGAGGCCAAAGAACGTTACGCAAAACGCGACAAATAA
- a CDS encoding heavy metal translocating P-type ATPase, which yields MMISMLSTKAGKLFTLGSFCLGLGLVIEQFQSLLGTSFLCLAIVFLSYTVLKNVWFELIHNHDLQVDLLMILSAAGAISIGYFSEAAILLFIFSGSEVLEDYVYRKSLKTMESLMTQIPKRASLVRENGVTIETAIEQIEVGDRLVVKKGEQIALDGVAQQKMLVDESLLTGESRPVAKEVNDAVFAGTLNIGETSTYLVRKKSSESVFSHIVELVEQASRSQSQRDKFLHQLQKTYVIGVLGVVVLFIIGLVHFQQLSFAQAFYRGMILLTVASPCALIASITPAMLSAMSFGAKNGILIKNGDALEKMTQLSILFSDKTGTLTEGEFRVNDYRVEDKNLLPYIIYMENQSSHPLAQSIVTHFQEIAPLAHSHRLPVQEIAGCGIQMGEIAIGNKRFVEAFSDTSGYLKKDSQGTLLFVAQKEKIVGYIELVDTVRKEAKEMIQTLNQEGVEVVMLTGDRTAAANRVAEELKIKTFYAECLPEDKVSYMKQLKTEDNIVGMIGDGINDAPILANADISIAMGSGTDIAMDASDVIVTQNNLQKISLLFQLSKQYSKITRFNIFFSVSVILLLIALNLLGYLDLTQGVFFHETSTILVILNGLRLLSFNTL from the coding sequence ATGATGATATCTATGCTTAGCACAAAGGCAGGGAAGTTATTTACACTAGGCTCTTTTTGCCTAGGATTGGGGTTGGTGATAGAGCAATTTCAATCCTTGCTAGGAACTAGTTTTCTCTGTTTGGCCATCGTCTTTTTAAGTTATACTGTTCTTAAAAATGTCTGGTTTGAACTCATTCATAACCATGATTTACAGGTTGATTTGCTGATGATTTTATCTGCAGCAGGGGCTATTTCGATTGGCTACTTTAGCGAGGCGGCCATTTTACTCTTTATTTTTTCTGGTTCCGAGGTGCTGGAAGATTATGTTTATCGAAAATCTTTAAAGACGATGGAGTCTTTGATGACGCAAATACCGAAGCGTGCCAGTTTAGTCAGAGAAAATGGAGTGACAATTGAGACAGCTATTGAGCAGATAGAGGTGGGAGATCGATTAGTTGTGAAAAAAGGCGAGCAAATTGCCTTAGACGGAGTTGCTCAGCAAAAGATGCTAGTCGACGAAAGTTTATTGACAGGCGAAAGCCGTCCTGTTGCAAAGGAAGTAAACGATGCAGTCTTTGCAGGAACCTTAAATATTGGAGAGACAAGTACTTATCTAGTTCGGAAGAAAAGTAGTGAGTCGGTCTTTTCGCATATCGTGGAACTCGTTGAGCAAGCAAGCAGAAGCCAGAGTCAGCGTGACAAGTTTCTTCATCAGCTACAGAAGACCTATGTGATTGGTGTTTTAGGTGTTGTCGTCCTGTTTATTATTGGCTTGGTTCATTTTCAACAGCTATCTTTTGCGCAAGCCTTTTATCGCGGAATGATTCTGCTAACAGTGGCTAGTCCTTGCGCCTTAATTGCTTCGATTACGCCCGCCATGCTGAGTGCCATGAGTTTCGGTGCTAAAAATGGTATCTTAATAAAAAATGGCGATGCCTTAGAAAAGATGACCCAGCTGTCGATTCTTTTTAGTGATAAGACAGGGACTCTAACTGAGGGCGAGTTTCGGGTGAACGATTATCGCGTGGAAGACAAGAACTTGCTCCCCTATATTATCTATATGGAAAACCAATCGTCTCATCCTCTTGCCCAATCAATCGTCACTCATTTCCAAGAGATTGCCCCGTTAGCTCACTCTCACAGGCTTCCTGTACAGGAAATAGCTGGTTGTGGTATTCAAATGGGAGAGATTGCGATTGGCAATAAACGCTTTGTCGAAGCCTTTTCAGATACGTCGGGGTATTTGAAGAAAGATAGCCAAGGTACCTTGCTGTTCGTCGCTCAAAAAGAGAAAATCGTAGGCTATATTGAATTAGTGGATACGGTCAGAAAAGAAGCAAAGGAAATGATTCAAACCTTGAACCAAGAAGGAGTGGAAGTAGTCATGCTGACAGGAGACCGAACAGCAGCAGCAAATAGAGTCGCTGAAGAACTGAAAATCAAAACCTTCTATGCAGAATGTTTGCCAGAAGATAAGGTCTCTTATATGAAACAATTAAAAACAGAAGACAACATTGTTGGAATGATTGGTGATGGCATCAATGATGCTCCTATTTTAGCTAATGCCGATATTAGCATTGCGATGGGGAGTGGTACGGATATTGCCATGGATGCGAGTGATGTGATTGTAACGCAAAATAACCTCCAAAAAATTAGCCTACTTTTTCAATTGAGCAAGCAATACAGTAAGATTACCCGGTTCAATATTTTCTTTTCAGTTAGTGTCATTCTTCTGTTGATTGCGCTTAATTTGCTAGGTTATTTGGATTTGACACAAGGGGTATTTTTCCATGAAACCTCCACTATTTTAGTAATTTTAAATGGCTTGCGCCTCTTATCCTTTAATACTCTATAA